A stretch of Porites lutea chromosome 5, jaPorLute2.1, whole genome shotgun sequence DNA encodes these proteins:
- the LOC140937854 gene encoding uncharacterized protein, producing MKHLHKLRIAGSGKNKMAAIGCVFRGLLKNSVKTANVCLRSAPKPAVLFSSNTGGASEQELCKGINYLKEGSDPPLLPDSEYPEWLWNILDDDKKLSVGDQSFDINNITHRRRQRKAQRRQENAMRKQNK from the exons ATGAAACATCTACACAAGTTGAGGATCGCTGgctcaggaaaaaataaaatggcggCTATCGGTTGTGTTTTTCGTGGCTTATTgaaaaattctgtaaaaacagcGAACGTTTGTCTAAGATCAGCACCTAAACCCGCAGTTCTGTTTTCCAGTAATACAG GAGGTGCTAGTGAACAGGAACTTTGCAAAGGTATAAATTACTTAAAAGAAGGATCTGATCCCCCTTTGCTGCCTGACAGTGAATACCCAGAATGGCTGTGGAACATTCTTGATGATGATAAAAAACTATCTGTTGGTGACCAATCATTTGACATTAACAATATAACTCAcagaagaagacaaagaaaggcACAAAGAAGGCAGGAAAATGCTATGAGAAAGCAAAACAAGtga
- the LOC140937063 gene encoding ATPase family gene 2 protein homolog B-like produces the protein MADRMSDFELNHVPCEAKDFNTARCRVAPQIIEKIGGIINTPVRIATDSGFVFCTLWPRRDGQDKIVQIDGLVTLPNSKKTNVKKGIFCTKKISSKDIIITKPADAETIVVSLFLSSSSSNECFHGLNQSARELKEERMVRSILRGCVIMHGCVVQPKECRNGQRPKRIAKILIVSTKPSTQSLEDQPIKVTDKTEINVKSVRSGQILEDDNNQILAGLDDVTRELQELLSYPFLYPGAFAQLGLECPKGILLQGVPGVGKTLLVKSVTLQCNVQLITLNGTDVFGPHPGESEENLRKMFETARNASQHGPCVLFIDELDALCPKRGSSVDEQENRIVAQLLTLLDGLESRGQLVIIGATNRPNAIDPALRRPGRLDREVIIGVPNALQRLSILESHTASLKIAQGVDLAHIAELTIGYVGADIASLCREAAFISLKRTLGCSYNKGLDISSEWANVEEDRAEVTMADFQLALCHVVPSTYRGLEGMVELHPVDWDDIGGLQDVKLALKQAIEWPLKHPESFARLGLSRPRGVLLYGPPGCCKTTLVRAAATSCQCTFVALSCAQLYSPFVGDAERKLREVFTKARAAAPSVLFLDELDAIVGKRSGNSSTGVESRLLSTLLNEMDGVGVLANIYQSGERNSCNHGNEQLMRRDCESGHLGNEPFSIKTQRLKLISSSAVKDVLIVAATNRPDAIDEALLRPGRIDRIIYVPPPDIEARLQILRVHTRAIPLAEDVDLEELGLSTELFSGADIENLCRESALYALEEGGMTVSKVERKHFMAALSTVKPSLTTTQLKECQMAPR, from the exons atggcggACCGAATGTCTGACTTTGAGCTAAATCATGTTCCTTGTGAAGCCAAAGATTTTAACACTGCAAGGTGTCGGGTTGCACCACAAATAATTGAAAAGATTGGCGGAATAATTAATACTCCAGTTCGAATAGCGACAGACTCTGGATTTGTCTTCTGTACCCTGTGGCCAAGACGTGATGGACAAGACAAGATCGTTCAAATTGATGGGCTCGTAACCTTGCcaaacagcaagaaaacgaACGTAAAAAAGGGCATTTTTTGTACGAAGAAAATATCTTCTAAAGACATTATCATAACCAAGCCCGCTGATGCAGAAACTATTGTtgtatctttgtttttgtcaagCTCCAGTTCTAATGAATGTTTTCACGGTCTGAATCAGAGTGCCAGAGAATTGAAGGAGGAAAGAATGGTCCGGAGTATTTTAAGAGGCTGCGTAATAATGCATGGCTGTGTTGTTCAACCAAAGGAATGTCGAAACGGTCAAAGACCCAAAAGAATTGCTAAGATTTTGATTGTATCTACAAAACCGTCAACCCAGTCTTTGGAAGATCAACCAATTAAAGTAACTGATAAAACAGAGATTAATGTTAAGTCAGTTAGATCAGGCCAAATCCTTGAAGATGACAATAATCAAATTTTGGCTGGCCTGGATGATGTCACAAGAGAACTTCAAGAGCTTTTAAGTTATCCCTTTTTATACCCTGGAGCGTTTGCCCAATTAGGACTTGAATGCCCTAAGGGAATTTTACTTCAAGGGGTTCCAGGTGTTGGAAAGACACTCCTTGTCAAGAGTGTCACATTGCAGTGTAATGTACAGTTGATAACACTCAATGGAACTGATGTGTTCGGGCCACATCCTGGGGAGAGCGaagaaaatttgagaaaaatgtTTGAGACTGCAAG gAATGCTTCACAACATGGTCCATGTgtcttatttattgatgaactTGATGCTTTGTGTCCTAAGAGAGGAAGCAGTGTTGATGAGCAAGAAAACAGAATTGTTGCACAGCTTCTTACTCTTCTTGATGGTTTGGAATCCAGAGGTCAGCTTGTCATTATAGGAGCAACAAATCGACCAAATGCTATTGATCCTGCTCTTAGGAGACCTGGCAGGCTTGATAGAGAG GTTATTATTGGAGTTCCAAATGCTCTCCAGAGGCTTTCAATTTTAGAATCACACACTGCTTCCCTGAAAATAGCTCAAGGAGTCGATCTGGCTCACATTGCCGAACTGACTATTGGGTATGTTGGTGCTGATATAGCTTCTTTGTGCAGGGAAGCAGCATTTATTTCTCTAAAAAGGACTTTAGGTTGCAGCTACAACAAAGGGCTGGACATTTCAAGTGAATGGGCAAATGTGGAAG AAGACAGAGCTGAGGTAACCATGGCTGATTTTCAGCTAGCCTTGTGCCATGTTGTTCCTTCTACATATCGTGGCTTGGAGGGAATGGTTGAGTTGCACCCTGTTGATTGGGATGACATTGGTGGGCTGCAAGATGTTAAACTAGCTCTCAAACAG GCAATTGAATGGCCATTAAAGCATCCAGAATCCTTTGCACGCCTGGGTCTTAGTCGCCCGAGAGGTGTTCTACTGTATGGCCCACCAGGGTGCTGTAAAACCACACTTGTACGCGCAGCAGCAACATCTTGTCAGTGTACCTTCGTGGCCCTCAGCTGTGCACAGCTGTACTCACCTTTTGTTGGAGATGCAGAGAGGAAATTAAGAGAG GTTTTTACGAAGGCTCGAGCTGCTGCTCCTTCAGTGCTGTTCCTGGACGAGCTGGATGCCATCGTGGGCAAACGGTCAGGAAACAGTAGTACTGGGGTCGAGAGCCGACTGCTTTCCACTCTGTTGAATGAAATGGATGGGGTTGGTGTGTTGGCAAACATCTACCAATCAGGGGAAAGGAACTCTTGTAACCATGGTAATGAACAGTTGATGAGAAGGGACTGCGAGTCAGGTCACCTTGGAAATGAGCCTTTTTCGATTAAAACACAAAGGCTTAAACTTATCAGCTCTTCAGCTGTAAAAGACGTTCTTATTGTGGCCGCCACCAACCGTCCAGATGCTATTGATGAGGCCCTTCTCAGGCCCGGCCGAATTGATCGCATCATTTATGTGCCACCACCAGACATTGAGGCCAGGTTACAAATTCTTAGAGTGCATACTCGTGCTATTCCTCTAGCGGAGGATGTTGATTTAGAGGAGCTGGGGCTGAGTACTGAGCTGTTCTCTGGCGCGGATATTGAGAACTTGTGCAGAGAG TCAGCGCTGTACGCGTTAGAAGAAGGAGGCATGACAGTGAGTAAAGTTGAACGCAAGCATTTCATGGCTGCTTTATCCACAGTCAAACCGTCCCTGACAACAACTCAACTCAAAGAATGTCAGATGGCACCTCGGTAA
- the LOC140936984 gene encoding E3 ubiquitin-protein ligase TRIM33-like: protein MDVRQCWVDYTRTKCHLCSKALNNPRTLPCLHSFCLNCVENLVYIDGTRLQGEVECPTCMSPFQVSEEFIDDLPIPFLSGRFKDTLLDEAIQGNVNCSNCEGGNRIAAISFCYVCCHYFCFRCDQAHHRLEYTRGHRYILLENSHSLLRRLAMCPEENHQEEPLSLYCKKCRKCVCQFCDEESHWRHVVENVQDAAEPKKQQIKETLVQIEQEIAALNDKIKESKETFETRKEEINAARRTVKTYVNAAIHSLEKHKEAMLTELDDIYAKLQQRHAAKQDKLGLLVQQLKSPVKYGKDILKRNYDVEILKERQALINRCVYLLNSRQDWDSFQFPCVKYIADKKASFKDVRDLRPGRVIVSNAGPIDVSVPHVYKRAFQLGSDGYLDESYSSPLGVAVCKTSGNIAVADRGRRRISLFSPDGKYLRHFGDLRDGSKNLSSPYSVAFSSLGEIIVVDCVNLMFCSNRGLFLSYVGNVALPKSVSVSKDGQLIVCDKKDAKVKVLCPYTRELLKSFPTDPDFEKCQPSFAILHGDKFFVSYPKRHCVKAFSHDGDFLYDIGTEGSGQEQLDKPQGLAIDRFNNLVVCDSNKSCLQVYKPDGRHVATVEGENSKLISPQFVAVSKDGHLFVTDSGWESGKQSCIHIFY from the coding sequence ATGGACGTTCGTCAGTGTTGGGTAGATTATACGAGAACCAAATGCCATCTTTGTTCAAAGGCACTAAACAATCCGAGGACATTACCGTGTCTTCACTCATTCTGCCTAAACTGTGTCGAAAACTTAGTGTATATTGATGGAACACGGCTTCAAGGAGAAGTCGAATGCCCAACATGTATGTCGCCTTTCCAAGTCTCGGAAGAATTCATCGATGATTTACCCATTCCATTTCTCTCAGGTCGATTCAAGGACACTCTGTTGGACGAAGCAATTCAAGGAAATGTTAATTGCTCGAATTGCGAAGGCGGTAACCGTATAGCTGCAATCTCCTTTTGTTATGTTTGCTGTCATTACTTCTGCTTTCGTTGTGATCAGGCTCATCATCGGCTGGAGTACACGCGGGGTCATCGTTATATCTTGCTTGAGAATTCCCATTCTTTGTTACGAAGGTTAGCTATGTGCCCAGAAGAAAACCATCAAGAAGAACCGCTGAGTTTATACTGCAAGAAATGCCGCAAATGCGTCTGCCAATTTTGTGATGAAGAGAGCCATTGGCGACATGTTGTCGAAAATGTTCAGGATGCTGCCGAACCAAAAAAGCAACAGATCAAGGAAACCTTGGTGCAAATAGAACAAGAGATCGCTGCGttgaatgacaaaatcaagGAAAGCAAGGAAACATTTGAAACTAGGAAGGAAGAAATCAACGCTGCACGTAGAACTGTAAAAACGTACGTGAATGCAGCTATTCATAGTTTAGAAAAACACAAGGAAGCTATGTTGACAGAATTAGATGATATCTATGCAAAGCTACAGCAAAGACATGCAGCCAAACAAGATAAACTGGGGTTGTTGGTCCAGCAATTAAAAAGTCCGGTAAAATACGGAAAGGACATTCTGAAAAGAAATTACGATGTGGAAATTTTGAAGGAACGACAAGCTCTCATCAATCGTTGCGTTTACCTTTTGAATTCTAGACAGGACTGGGATTCATTTCAGTTTCCTTGTGTGAAGTATATTGCTGATAAAAAAGCGTCATTTAAGGATGTTCGAGATTTGCGACCGGGTCGAGTGATCGTAAGTAACGCTGGCCCTATTGATGTTAGTGTACCACATGTGTACAAGCGAGCTTTTCAACTGGGATCCGATGGTTACTTAGATGAAAGTTATTCTTCTCCTCTTGGTGTTGCAGTCTGTAAAACTAGTGGAAACATAGCAGTAGCTGATAGAGGGAGAAGAAGAATTAGCCTCTTTAGTCCCGATGGAAAATATCTGAGACATTTTGGTGACTTACGAGATGGCTCCAAGAATCTGAGCTCGCCATACTCGGTTGCGTTCAGTTCGCTTGGTGAAATAATTGTCGTTGATTGTGTTAACTTAATGTTTTGTTCTAATCGTGGACTTTTTCTGAGCTATGTTGGAAACGTTGCTTTGCCAAAGTCAGTTTCTGTTTCAAAAGATGGGCAACTGATTGTCTGTGACAAAAAGGATGCCAAAGTTAAGGTTCTCTGCCCTTATACTAGAGAACTTTTGAAGTCCTTTCCAACTGATCCAGACTTTGAAAAATGCCAGCCCTCTTTTGCTATTCTTCATGGAGACAAATTCTTTGTTTCCTATCCAAAGAGGCATTGTGTCAAGGCTTTTAGTCATGATGGCGATTTCCTCTATGATATTGGAACTGAAGGATCTGGGCAAGAGCAGCTAGACAAACCTCAGGGACTTGCAATTGACAGGTTTAACAATCTTGTAGTTTGTGACAGTAACAAAAGCTGTCTGCAAGTGTACAAGCCAGATGGAAGGCACGTTGCCACAGTAGAGGGAGAGAACTCTAAGCTGATATCTCCTCAATTTGTTGCTGTCTCCAAGGATGGACACTTGTTTGTTACTGATTCAGGATGGGAAAGTGGAAAACAGTCTTGTATTCATATTTTCTACTGA